A single window of Salvia splendens isolate huo1 chromosome 6, SspV2, whole genome shotgun sequence DNA harbors:
- the LOC121809231 gene encoding uncharacterized protein LOC121809231 — MNPIEDRQLHQPGLTGGNTQELFLGAPRRPPIGNRRDGGDHPRPPPREDPSQIGLQRTDSGSVDPITQGFDRIMARFDQLEVRVDGLEFPRGREFDPPDDDRDSDDREYAEYRGSGDLAQRDQNPHNRFLGFRERRGARGGRRGAFSRRDDARRGGDWQYEGVHDNRMGTYQPRRPSNWDPPATRQQGWRDQRRRASCWDPPVPRDRSPYQLGSDLHHGVKMRAPHFDGTDVSSWISRVEYYFDHIMMPEEDRLHYAVMLFDPPAAEWIFNYRNNNRYVTWPEFLEDVRHRFDPQSFRNYIGPLAKLVQTGTVAEYHDTFEKFLNRVEGVPDYILIPVFIEGLKMPIQEKVELQQPQSLAEAMALALRLAANQDHRYQQASSQRRQWPSREARQQPPPPSAPDSSAAQGSKAGKQPQELDRPRFTPIRVSNAEKSERSRKGLFWHCPEKYTPGHVCATRLLCYVGDDEWEESGQEQDSPPLDEELITEDISHLHSLTGGKRSVPFQVMGDIGITRVRILIDTGSTHNFLHSRFAEQLQLQLSRIRPFRVYVGNGASLICSHISRRTKLSIQGTDFLTDLHILDVHGWDVILGMDWLESLGRISADFVGKTLEFQRDNKSVILQGRVPGPQQISLQSLALLASFSAEHEFYEIVAVDPDDGASPTAAADPDFPPDIPADCRRVLDSHRGVFDLPIGMPPPRAFDHRIHLLPGTRPINVRPYRYPYFQKNEIERQVTEMLSQGIIQRSQSPFSSPVLLIRKKDGTFRFCIDYRALNLATVPDQFPIPTADELFDELGCAKFFTKLDLRSGYHQIRMHDADIFKTAFRTHDGHFEFLVMPFGLTNAPSTFQAAMNTIFQPLLRRCVIVFFDDILVYSPTLADHCEHLSQVLSLLSANKFYVKLSKCSFCCPTVEYLGHLIADGTLIADPRKIEAMTAWPLPRNVKQLRGFLGLTGYYRRFVAHYASIASPLTELLKKDAFVWTQAASEAFQALKAAMTSTPVLRLPNFSKTFYVETDASDTGIGAVLIQEGHPIAYFSRKLGPRRRVASTYHKELYAIVEAVQKWRQYLLGREFVIRSDQKSLKELLQQIVQTPDQQLYVRKLMGYNFRIEYKKGALNRAADALSRREDPDRPFQDQAESDELSQVEGDPSADAACLTAVAHPVPKLLDTLRQETATKSDLVDLTADIQSGKAPAQFTFADGLIYFNRRIVVSQSSKLKRLLMEEHHCTPIAGHPGHERTFRLLSAGFYWTKLRKEVRDFVNACAVCQSTKYSTQKPAGLLQPLPVPSQVWDDVSMDFITGLPQSRGYTTIMVVVDRLSKYAHFAALPTRFDALRVAHLFVNTVVRHHGFPKTLVSDRDSVFLNAVWEEILRLSGTKLNFTTAYHPQSDGQTEIRNKGLEQYLRAFTSDRPSTWSNFLPWAELALNCFHHAGLGTSPFKALYGREPPLLVAAAPSAKTPPNVADLINQRGELLIELRKNLSRAQQRMTAAANKHRRHVEYEVGDFVWLKLQPYRQHSVAKPISAKLAKRFYGPFEVVKRIGPVAYKLRLPEGSRIHDVFHVSLLRAFVKDDPIVPLPDDFVGNRPVAHPVEILDSRILWHRGAAVDHVLVRWSDGSDSPSWEPLEEMKKRYPTISLEDKEVSKEGGVVTSSTELQETEGAANDNMAEILPSPCSSTPKSMEIPSTSLEPQNPSEEVSKEAPERKLRPRQGIKQPERYKDFVSK, encoded by the coding sequence ATGAATCCAATCGAAGACAGACAACTTCATCAACCGGGTTTGACCGGAGGGAATACGCAGGAGTTGTTTTTGGGGGCGCCTCGTCGCCCACCAATCGGGAATCGCCGTGACGGGGGCGATCATCCACGGCCACCGCCACGAGAGGATCCGTCTCAAATCGGTCTGCAGAGGACGGATTCGGGGTCGGTCGACCCGATAACGCAGGGTTTCGATCGGATAATGGCGAGATTTGATCAACTGGAGGTCCGGGTTGATGGTTTGGAGTTCCCGAGAGGCCGTGAATTCGATCCTCCGGACGATGATCGCGATTCGGACGACCGAGAGTATGCGGAGTATAGGGGGAGTGGTGATTTGGCGCAGCGCGATCAAAACCCTCACAACCGCTTCCTAGGGTTTCGCGAAAGGAGGGGGGCACGAGGAGGCCGTCGGGGGGCTTTCTCACGCCGGGACGATGCGAGACGAGGAGGAGATTGGCAGTATGAGGGAGTTCATGATAATAGGATGGGTACATATCAGCCGCGTCGGCCCTCAAACTGGGACCCACCAGCGACGCGTCAACAAGGGTGGCGTGATCAGCGTCGACGTGCatcgtgctgggacccaccggtCCCTAGAGATCGATCCCCATATCAGTTAGGGTCTGATTTACATCACGGAGTCAAAATGCGGGCCCCACACTTCGACGGAACGGACGTGTCGAGTTGGATTTCGCGTGTAGAGTATTACTTTGATCACATCATGATGCCTGAAGAGGACCGACTACACTACGCGGTAATGCTTTTTGACCCTCCTGCGGCGGAATGGATATTTAACTATAGGAACAACAACCGCTACGTCACTTGGCCAGAATTTTTGGAGGATGTCCGTCACAGGTTTGATCCGCAGAGTTTCAGGAATTACATTGGACCCCTAGCCAAACTAGTGCAGACGGGAACAGTGGCGGAGTATCACGACACGTTTGAGAAATTTTTGAATCGGGTGGAAGGAGTCCCGGACTACATTTTAATCCCGGTATTCATCGAAGGCCTTAAAATGCCCATTCAGGAGAAGGTAGAACTGCAGCAACCACAGTCCTTAGCCGAGGCCATGGCATTGGCCTTACGCTTGGCCGCGAATCAGGATCATCGATATCAACAAGCTTCGTCACAGCGGAGACAATGGCCTAGCAGAGAGGCGCGCCAGCAGCCGCCGCCACCCTCGGCGCCGGACAGTAGCGCAGCTCAAGGGTCGAAGGCGGGCAAGCAACCCCAGGAGCTCGATCGGCCTCGTTTTACTCCGATCCGTGTATCTAATGCTGAAAAATCGGAGCGCTCGCGTAAGGGTTTGTTTTGGCATTGCCCGGAGAAGTACACGCCGGGCCACGTCTGCGCTACGAGGCTGTTGTGCTACGTGGGTGACGACGAGTGGGAGGAGTCGGGTCAGGAGCAAGATAGCCCACCTCTGGATGAAGAATTGATAACAGAGGACATCTCACACCTTCATTCACTCACAGGTGGCAAAAGGTCAGTTCCTTTCCAGGTTATGGGGGACATCGGGATCACACGAGTGCGCATTCTTATCGATACAGGAAGCACTCATAATTTCCTACATTCCCGTTTCGCGGAGCAGCTGCAGCTACAGTTATCACGAATCCGCCCTTTCCGCGTGTATGTAGGGAACGGTGCATCGCTCATATGCTCCCACATCTCCAGACGAACCAAATTATCCATTCAGGGGACGGACTTTTTGACAGATTTGCATATCCTCGATGTCCACGGCTGGGATGTGATTCTCGGCATGGACTGGTTGGAGTCTCTAGGCCGAATATCCGCGGATTTTGTGGGAAAAACGTTGGAATTTCAACGAGATAATAAATCAGTTATTTTACAAGGGCGTGTTCCGGGTCCACAACAGATTTCTCTTCAGTCCTTAGCACTACTGGCGTCTTTCTCCGCGGAGCACGAATTTTATGAGATAGTGGCAGTGGACCCTGACGACGGGGCGTCACCCACCGCAGCCGCTGATCCTGACTTCCCGCCAGACATTCCGGCTGACTGTCGACGGGTTCTCGACTCTCATAGGGGGGTTTTCGACCTTCCAATAGGTATGCCTCCACCCAGAGCCTTCGACCACCGAATTCACTTGCTACCGGGTACGAGGCCGATCAATGTGAGACCTTATCGCTACCCATATTTCCAGAAGAATGAGATTGAACGACAGGTGACAGAAATGTTATCCCAAGGCATAATCCAGCGAAGTCAGAGCCCGTTCTCCTCACCAGTGTTGTTAATTCGGAAGAAAGATGGCACTTTTCGTTTCTGCATCGATTACCGTGCTTTGAACCTGGCAACGGTTCCAGATCAATTCCCGATCCCGACCGCGGATGAACTTTTTGATGAGTTGGGTTGCGCCAAGTTCTTCACAAAGCTCGACTTACGCTCAGGCTACCATCAGATTAGAATGCACGACGCTGATATTTTCAAGACAGCTTTCAGAACTCATGATGGGCACTTCGAGTTCTTAGTCATGCCATTCGGCTTGACAAATGCTCCATCTACTTTCCAAGCAGCCATGAACACTATCTTCCAACCTCTCCTACGACGCTGCGTGATTGTGTTCTTTGACGATATATTGGTGTACAGCCCCACGCTAGCCGACCATTGCGAGCATTTGTCTCAGGTACTATCGCTCCTTAGCGCAAACAAATTCTATGTAAAGCTATCAAAGTGTTCTTTCTGCTGCCCTACTGTTGAGTATCTCGGTCATTTGATTGCAGATGGCACACTTATCGCGGACCCTCGGAAAATAGAGGCTATGACTGCATGGCCCCTCCCACGGAACGTGAAACAGCTGAGGGGGTTTTTGGGCCTCACGGGTTATTACAGAAGGTTTGTCGCACATTATGCTTCGATTGCGAGCCCGCTTACAGAATTGCTCAAAAAAGACGCTTTCGTGTGGACACAAGCAGCGTCCGAGGCCTTTCAGGCGCTGAAAGCGGCGATGACATCAACTCCAGTTCTACGTCTTCCGAACTTCTCCAAGACCTTTTATGTCGAAACGGATGCATCCGACACGGGAATTGGGGCAGTTCTGATTCAAGAAGGACATCCGATCGCCTATTTTAGTCGCAAATTGGGGCCACGTCGCAGGGTCGCCTCGACGTATCATAAGGAGCTCTACGCGATAGTCGAGGCAGTGCAGAAATGGCGGCAATATTTATTGGGCCGGGAGTTTGTAATTCGCAGCGATCAGAAGAGCCTAAAGGAGCTACTTCAACAGATTGTCCAGACCCCAGATCAACAATTATATGTGCGGAAGTTAATGGGATACAATTTCCGTATTGAGTATAAGAAGGGAGCATTGAACCGAGCAGCGGATGCGCTGTCTCGGCGTGAGGACCCTGACCGGCCGTTTCAGGACCAGGCCGAGAGCGACGAGCTGTCCCAGGTCGAAGGGGACCCGTCAGCTGACGCAGCGTGCCTAACCGCGGTCGCCCACCCCGTGCCAAAGCTGCTGGATACCTTGAGGCAGGAAACAGCGACCAAATCAGATTTGGTGGATCTCACGGCTGATATCCAATCAGGAAAGGCTCCTGCTCAATTCACCTTCGCGGATGGGTTGATATATTTTAACAGGCGAATAGTCGTGAGCCAATCCTCTAAATTGAAACGATTGTTAATGGAAGAGCATCATTGTACGCCCATAGCGGGCCACCCAGGACACGAACGCACTTTCCGTCTGTTGTCGGCAGGATTTTACTGGACTAAATTGAGGAAGGAGGTCCGTGACTTTGTTAATGCATGTGCGGTATGTCAGTCCACTAAGTATTCGACGCAGAAACCTGCGGGTCTCCTCCAACCGCTACCCGTCCCATCGCAGGTTTGGGACGATGTCTCAATGGATTTCATTACAGGTCTTCCCCAGTCGCGCGGATACACAACGATTATGGTGGTGGTTGACAGACTTTCTAAGTATGCCCACTTCGCGGCCCTTCCTACTCGCTTTGACGCCTTGCGAGTAGCCCATTTATTTGTTAACACGGTGGTTCGTCACCATGGTTTTCCGAAGACTTTGGTTTCAGACAGAGACTCGGTATTTCTTAATGCAGTTTGGGAGGAGATTCTGCGACTTAGCGGGACCAAATTGAATTTTACCACCGCCTATCACCCCCAGTCGGATGGCCAAACAGAGATTCGCAACAAAGGGTTGGAGCAATATTTACGAGCTTTCACTTCGGATAGACCGTCTACTTGGTCGAACTTTCTCCCTTGGGCGGAGTTAGCTCTCAATTGCTTCCATCACGCCGGCCTCGGCACCTCTCCTTTTAAAGCTTTGTACGGACGGGAACCCCCGCTGTTGGTGGCAGCCGCCCCATCGGCGAAAACCCCCCCCAATGTAGCAGATTTGATTAATCAGCGAGGGGAGCTTCTCATTGAGTTGCGCAAAAACTTATCCCGCGCACAGCAACGGATGACTGCGGCAGCGAATAAGCATAGACGCCACGTAGAATATGAAGTAGGCGACTTTGTGTGGTTGAAATTACAACCATATCGACAACATTCGGTCGCAAAGCCCATTTCCGCTAAGCTTGCCAAACGTTTCTACGGACCATTCGAGGTGGTGAAGCGAATAGGTCCAGTAGCGTACAAGCTACGCTTGCCCGAGGGGAGTCGCATTCACGACGTCTTTCACGTGAGTCTTCTTCGAGCTTTCGTGAAGGACGACCCAATCGTCCCACTCCCGGATGACTTTGTAGGCAACAGACCCGTCGCCCATCCAGTGGAGATCCTAGACTCCAGGATATTATGGCATCGGGGAGCGGCGGTAGACCACGTTTTGGTTCGTTGGTCAGACGGCTCGGATTCACCATCTTGGGAGCCATTGGAGGAAATGAAGAAGCGGTATCCAACAATCtcccttgaggacaaggaagtTTCTAAGGAGGGGGGAGTTGTTACGTCCTCAACTGAATTACAAGAAACGGAAGGAGCTGCAAACGACAACATGGCCGAGATACTTCCGTCGCCATGTTCGTCGACACCGAAAAGCATGGAAATTCCGTCAACGAGCCTGGAGCCTCAGAACCCATCGGAGGAAGTCTCTAAGGAAGCCCCGGAGAGGAAGTTGAGACCAAGACAAGGAATCAAGCAGCCGGAACGCTACAAAGACTTCGTCTCCAAATAG
- the LOC121807762 gene encoding E3 ubiquitin ligase BIG BROTHER-related-like, with protein MAEAPVMDNEVFNHYLTGMTPAEFAEHLKDSCPEFGDLNVQELLLVQESAFQFIQNKNQNKDTASSYGETSDDNLVLEHESELPHGGSIEHQLALDEALARALELGDDFNYLSVNEDAAVTVVSAVDNTRSTSRATPSRAGSQNIRQDDFDPDTMTYEELQSLGESVGSESRGLTADLISRLPTFRHKSSKSGLFSKKKKETEECVICRDGYKQGAKVISLPCAHQYHSKCIKTWLQQNKQCPICQKEVLDN; from the exons ATGGCTGAAGCACCGGTGATGGACAACGAGGTCTTTAATCATTATTTGACTGGTATGACGCCAGCTGAATTTGCTGAACATCTCAAGGATAGTTGCCCGGAATTTGGCGATCTAAATGTTCAAGAGCTTCTCTTAGTGCAG GAAAGTGCCTTCCAATTCATTCAGAACAAAAACCAGAACAAGGACACGGCCTCCAGCTATGGTGAAACTAGTGACGACAATTTGGTTTTGGAACATGAGAGTGAACTACCGCATGGAGGAAGTATCGAGCACCAATTAGCTCTTGATGAAGCCTTAGCAAGAGCACTGGAACTGGGAGACGACTTCAACTATCTATCTGTCAATGAGGATGCTGCTGTTACTGTTGTTAGCGCAGTTG ATAACACAAGATCAACTTCGAGAGCCACGCCTAGCAGG GCTGGAAGTCAAAACATAAGGCAGGATGACTTCGATCCTGATACAATGACTTATGAG GAGTTGCAATCACTGGGAGAATCTGTTGGAAGCGAGAGCAGAGGACTTACAGCAGATCTCATCTCACGGTTACCAACATTCAGACACAAATCAAGCAAATCTGGCTTGTTCTcgaagaaaaagaaggaaacaGAAGA GTGTGTGATATGCCGTGACGGATACAAGCAAGGAGCTAAAGTGATCAGCTTGCCTTGTGCACACCAGTATCATTCAAAGTGTATCAAAACTTGGTTGCAGCAAAACAAG CAATGCCCCATTTGCCAAAAGGAGGTGCTAGACAACTAG
- the LOC121807761 gene encoding probable transcriptional regulator SLK2 — protein MVPSRVAVGTAQLSSSSGVFFRGDGQGQFPGNSQPSSLSSLPGPFSGDVSNIVLNSLASSGPSVGASSLVTDANSGLSGGPNLQRSASVNTESYMRLPASPMSFSSNNISISGSSVMDGSSVVQQSSNQDAVSQHSQQHHGVSSATSLPRTGQLQFPGGASVHGSFALDQATMSQLQKKPRLDIRQEDIAQQQVLRQLFQRQDFMHLQNSNPQLQALIQQQRLRQQEQLILQAMSPMQRVQLLQQQQQLQSRHQLQMQGMPSSTAVQPNDGGVCSRRLMQYLYHHRQRPADNTIVYWRNFVAEFYSPRAKKRWCLSLYNSVGQHSLGVFPQAAIDAWQCDICGSKSGRGFEATFEVLPRLEEIKFASGVIDELLFLDLPRESKFPSGIMMLEYEKAVQESVYEQLRVVREGHLRILFTPDLKILSWEFCARRHEELLPRRIVASQVNRLLQVAQKCQSTIAESGADGVSHQDLQANSAMVITAGLQLARSLELQSVNDLGFSKRHVRCLQIADVVSSMKDLMDFCSDQKKGPIEGLNSFPRFSSASRVQVTDHNTLNKLMALHPGLSSQHPGSRGALTGSAPGGLAMTNYQNLLMRQNSMNSTNSVNQHEGSSSSVPTTPGSSGAFPGMLQNPQIGSQASQKQQSQPLLAQNNQTLQHQMLQQFLHDMNRKNNGGAAVQIQNQDSMLKAQPQPPSRGNSFKDASFKSESSASVGHMGYGYDQKSSYFPESLRSSDEMVPDIAHELIENGFFNNDLDESMNFSWKG, from the exons ATGGTGCCTTCGAGGGTGGCCGTAGGAACGGCTCAATTATCTTCAAGCTCAGGAGTTTTCTTTCGAGGGGATGGACAAGGCCAGTTTCCGGGAAATTCCCAGCCCAGTTCATTGAGTTCACTACCTGGTCCCTTTTCTGGGGATGTCAGCAATATAGTCTTGAACAGTTTGGCAAGCTCTGGCCCCAGTGTTGGGGCAAGTTCTTTGGTTACTGATGCGAACTCGGGGCTTTCAGGAGGTCCCAACCTTCAAAGAAGTGCTAGTGTTAATACCGAATCTTACATGCGCTTGCCTGCCTCGCCTATGTCATTCTCATCTAATAATATTAGCATTTCAGGCTCTTCTGTCATGGATGGATCCTCAGTTGTGCAACAAAGTTCGAATCAAGATGCTGTTTCGCAGCACAGCCAGCAGCATCATGGAGTTTCTAGTGCCACGTCTTTGCCACGCACGGGACAGCTTCAGTTTCCTGGTGGTGCAAGTGTGCACGGTTCTTTCGCCCTCGACCAAGCTACAATGTCTCAGCTGCAGAAAAAACCCCGTTTGGATATAAGGCAGGAAGATATTGCGCAGCAGCAGGTTTTGCGGCAGCTATTTCAGAGACAAGATTTCATGCATTTACAGAACTCGAATCCTCAATTGCAAGCTTTGATTCAGCAACAGAGACTGAGGCAGCAAGAGCAACTGATTCTACAGGCTATGTCGCCAATGCAGCGGGTTCAGCTATTGCAGCAACAGCAGCAGTTGCAGTCAAGACACCAGCTTCAAATGCAGGGAATGCCATCTTCAACTGCAGTTCAACCTAATGATGGTGGTGTATGCTCTCGTCGTCTAATGCAATATCTGTATCACCATCGACAACGTCCTGCT GACAATACCATTGTCTATTGGAGAAATTTTGTGGCAGAGTTTTACTCTCCACGTGCGAAGAAGAGATGGTGTCTATCACTGTATAATAGCGTTGGGCAGCATTCACTCGGGGTGTTTCCTCAGGCTGCAATA GATGCATGGCAGTGTGACATTTGTGGCTCAAAATCTGGAAGGGGGTTTG AGGCAACTTTTGAAGTGCTCCCTAGACTCGAGGAGATCAAGTTTGCCAGTGGTGTAATTGACGAGCTACTGTTCCTGGACCTGCCTCGTGAGAGTAAATTCCCTTCGGGAATAATGATGCTGGAGTATGAAAAGGCAGTTCAAGAAAGTGTGTATGAGCAACTCCGTGTGGTCCGTGAGGGTCATCTTCGCATTCTTTTCACCCCTGATTTAAAG ATTTTGTCTTGGGAGTTTTGTGCCCGGCGTCATGAAGAACTTCTTCCTCGTCGAATTGTTGCATCCCAG GTTAATCGATTGCTACAGGTCGCCCAGAAATGTCAAAGCACGATAGCTGAGAGCGGAGCTGATGGTGTTTCCCATCAAGATTTACAGGCGAACAGTGCTAT GGTCATAACAGCCGGGCTCCAACTTGCTCGGAGTTTGGAGTTACAGTCGGTGAATGATCTTGGCTTCTCCAAGAGACATGTCCGGTGCCTGCAG ATAGCGGATGTCGTTAGTAGCATGAAAGATTTAATGGATTTCTGCAGTGACCAAAAGAAAGGCCCTATAG AGGGCTTGAACAGTTTCCCCAGATTTTCTTCTGCGTCCCGGGTCCAGGTGACAGATCACAACACACTCAACAAGCTCATGGCATTGCATCCTGGGCTCAGTAGCCAGCATCCGGGGAGTCGAGGAGCTCTAACTGGATCAGCACCTGGTGGTCTTGCAATGACTAACTACCAGAATTTGCTGATGAGACAGAACTCAATGAACTCAACTAATAGCGTAAATCAGCACGAGGGGTCTTCTTCTTCTGTCCCCACAACTCCTGGGTCTTCAGGTGCTTTTCCGGGAATGCTTCAGAATCCGCAGATTGGTAGCCAAGCATCACAGAAACAGCAGAGTCAACCTCTGCTCGCACAAAACAACCAAACACTACAACATCAGATGCTTCAGCAGTTTCTGCATGACATGAACAGAAAGAACAATGGGGGAGCAGCCGTGCAGATTCAAAACCAAGATTCAATGTTGAAAGCTCAACCACAGCCCCCAAGCAGAGGCAATAGTTTCAAAGATGCTTCTTTCAAGAGTGAATCTTCAGCATCTGTTGGTCATATGGGATATGGCTATGACCAGAAATCGTCATATTTTCCAGAGAGCCTTCGTTCTTCTGATGAGATGGTTCCGGACATTGCCCACGAGTTGATCGAAAACGGCTTCTTCAACAATGATCTTGATGAAAGCATGAACTTCAGCTGGAAGGGATAA